A segment of the Solanum lycopersicum chromosome 9, SLM_r2.1 genome:
attcaacaacaacaaaaaagacCAATTCTTTGGGATCCTTCCTTTCTTCAAACGGtaagaaaaaaagatagaatCAGGTCGATTCCTGAAATGCCTTATATTGGGGTTGAAACAAAGTGAGTACACAAGAACACCAATATAATTCACCATCTCTCCCTTTCTAACTAATAATTTAACAAAGAATACTTCAATCTCAAAACAATTTTCCCTTTATCAACACCAAGTTTTCCACCTGTGACAACCCAATGACCCGGAGGATCTCGAGGTCCCTTGCTCATCTCCGTCATGTCAACAAATTTTGCCAACTTATTGCCAATAAAATTCTGTCCTGGAATTGAACTTTCATTGCCATTGCTATCAGCCTGTTTCCTTAACTTGTCATTCGGGGTGTGATCCCACAACGATCTTCTAATAGTGCAGCCCGGTAGCCTTGAATACAAGAGCCTCATATACAAGACGTTTCTCGAACCAAAATCCCAGACCCCAAGCTGAGCTCCTGTGACTATGTATACACCTGAAAGATCTCCTATGAAAGTTTCCGGGCTCTCAATTGGTGCACTACTCACATGTGAGAAGTTCTTCCATTTCACTGCTTCGAACCATCTACTGTCTTGTTCTTCAGGACCCTGCCACTTTGGAGCCCCAATTGCTATATGACTTTCCCAGTATGGTTGGAGGATCCTAGGAAGAGAAACAAGATGCTGAAGATAGATGCATAGTCGATTAACCTTCGACCCTTCAAGATATAGTTGCAAGCCGGTCACGGGCTTACGTCCCACTGACACCTGCAGTGGATCAAAACCAAGAGCAGAAGTCAGGCCTTTGAAAATGAGACCGCCAGACACATAATGATAAACGCTTTAGTTCATCTATCATCCAGATTATACGTGTAGCATCAACcagtaaaattatatttagatCGAAAGACATTAACGTACTTGTTCAAGGTTAACAAAAAGCTTTTGCCCCATCATGCTAAACTGAAGCGATGGGCAAACAGGTTCCTTTCTATGCTGATTAGGAAGTTTGTCATGTACAGGAGCCCATACTCTCGGGACCTGAAACTCTAAGAAATATCTAAGCTCCTCGATTTGAGGTTTGTCTGCAAGAATTCATGCAACTTGGATTACTTGTCACCAACAAAAACAACGAAGCTCACTGCTTTTGTACATGTCTTTAAAGGATCAAGTGTCTTACATTCAAGATAAAGACTTATAGCCCGTGCCAAATAATCCCTCCCTTTAACCCCTTCAAGGAGGAGTATGATAGGAACAAACGACATCTCAATAACGTCTGGAGAAGATCTAATAGTATGCGCCCATTGAGTATGGCTTTGTTCCAGATCATCCCCTCCCCTTCTTCTGCAACTGACTGTAACATCCTGCATGATATACAATCAAAAGAACGTAAAACCTCAATGCCCCGTCGATATTCAGAAACATTAGTGTTGTGAGGCAATGTttaatgaaatcaataataacgaaaaagaaaaaatacagaATTTAACATGGGGGAAGTGAAGGAAATTCACGTCATGCCACCAACTCTAAActcttattatttcttaatgaaAGATGATACAAATACACCAAGTCATGTTTATATAGGCTGCGAAAAAACCAAATCCTGGACTGTTTAACATGTGCTCCAAGCAATTGTCTAAGTAATTCCGGACTACTTTAAGAAAATTTCAAGCAAGACTAACGTGCAGCGGTAGTCAGGCCCACAAACATAACAGTTAGAAAAGTTCACACTGTCAGAGCAAACTCTTTCTATGTAATCAGTCAATACAACcatcaacaaaatttacaaacaaTGAGCCAGTAGTAGCTAGAGCTCTACAAGAAAATTGACACTCAAAGACTTAATCCTCCAAATGTTTTATGTTGGACTGTCTGTCTCGCTCTCACTCGAACACACAGACAGACACACAAAACTTCCCTATtccccttttttttcctttgttgCTTCATTCATCTAGCTGGGACAGAGTATGTGATTCATGTGAGACTACTACCTAGTTTGAAAAACAATCTTGTCATTCCACCAAATATATATAGTCTACATAGGATACAGATACATACAGGCTAGACGCAGCACAAAAGCTTTTACTTTGGATCTCGaggaaaaaagtatttcattACAACATAAAGTTACAACAACATATCATGTAaccattcaatttttttaccatttttcatgcttaatttaattaagtattCATCCTCTAATATATATAGGCTAGCATATTTCACCCTCAATAGTACAACATATTTGACAACTGACACACTGAATTATTTCCTCTGCTCATAATCCTAAAGTTATCCCATCGAAGCTGACAAGATTTGAAAAGTTACAAAGAAAATGGAAGAGGAGAAGGTAAAATACCTCTTTTCCATTTCCGGGAATATATGGCGCACTAGTAGGTTGCGGATATATCCCCTGATTATTGAAAATTGATGGATCACCAGCCTGCTAAATTAAACAAAAGGAAGAATCAGAACAGAAACATAAGAGTATATCTCAAAGGGTGAAACAGACTATATAAAccgtaataaaaataaaggttCTCAGAGAGATtgaaaacaaagaaatatatgGAACTAGCATTAACCTTGTATTTCAATAAACCTGAACTTGTAAGGCTTCCTGTGCTGGAGAATCTCTGATTTCCGATGTCTTGAacgtaattttttatttctactgTGGATAGAGGTGATGATATATGCTGTTTAACGTAAATTACATCCTTTCCACCGATAGTTACAGATGTAATTACATGTGTTCCAAAATTCTCAATGAAGCTGTAAGACACAGAAGTAACCCTTGCCTTAGATGATAACAGAAGCTCTTGTAAAGGTACTTACACGTTAACTATAGACATTTGTAACAAAAAACAATGAAGATGAATTCCAACCTTGCCAGTGCTAGCGGATCCCACGATGTTGGCACAGCTCTTTTAACGTCGTCCCGTAAAACAAGAGGGGAAGTCATGAGTTGAAGATTAGAAAGTGGTATGAAAAATCCATCCATACAAAGCGTCTTTGTACTCGCGGTATCTATATTCTTTGAACCAGTATAACTGAATGCAACATTGAAGCTACCAAGAGGAGCATGGCCTGGTAGATTAgcctttttattaaaatattccACCATCTGCAATCAACAATTATCAAATGCATTAGGAAGGAAAAGTTCAAGAAACTGGATTATCAGATACTACAAATCAACAAAACGCGAGTATTACCCTCAACTAAGTTTCAATTAGAATGTTTGAAAGTACAAGTAAAGGTAAATGAAATATAGAATGAGGCTGTGAAAATTATAGTTCACGGATTATTTCCAAGAAATATGACTTATACAGAAAGAAAGGAAAACCATCTCGATATAGAATTTACATGAAGAGAGCCAATGATATTGAtgggaaagatgaaaaaaacATGAATGTGTATGTGTTCTGTTTCCGCAAGTGAACGACTTCTTTGAGAACATATTTTCTTCCTATCATCTCGAGATTACAATGTACAAATATACCATCATAGCATGTTTCtcttaaccaaaaaaaatgagCAGATAAGGTAATGTTCATATATTTCGGCCATAGTACCATTTACATCCATTACAATCATGTGGTAGAAAGATGAGGTGTAATCGTCTAGTCCCTAACAAACTGTTCTCATGGAACTTGACCACTATATAAGCCTTTTCAGTATACCATCTAACTAACACAGAAAGCTCTGAAGATAACGCCATCGAAAGATTTAAATATCACATTTGCACATCCACCCTTCCTCCTCCCGTCtgttatgtatatgatgattatattgatTTCTTTAAGGACTTAtgctaattatatttttctacttGTGCAACTTTTCCTCCCAAATACAAGCCGGGGATAATGTTATTGAGGTTAGCTTAACGGGATTCACCTAGGTCACCTTTTATCATCAACTGATCATATCTAATTTGAGTTTATATGTATACAAAGCAGCGATTTGCAGGTTATTAATGTTTGACCTCAATATGGATACAATGCAAATCCTTCCTCGAtgaggaaaaaattgaaaaataaaatattcatattacatTTACAGATTTGTGAAACACAAATGTGTTACCACTAATCTAATGGCACCACGCCAACAAATCTGGTTAAATGTTTTTTGTTCGGCTCATCTCTACCACAGGCCTAATCAAGAGACTGTTTCTCCTCAAGTCATACAACAAAACAGCAGCATGCACAACATAAATACCGGAAATGTTCGTAACTAACTTTAACTGGCAATTGGCCTAAACAAACAGCCTTTTTTGCCTAAAATAACTACAATAACGGTAGTAGCACAATCCATACAAAAAATACACATAAGTACCATTTACTGACAAAAGGGTGCAAGATGAGATTACTTTTCTTTCTCAGAAAAGCAAAAAAGGATAAAATGGAGATCAACTTCAACCAAAGAATCATTCAAGGTTGCAACTTGAGCATAGCATGAAGTATCGAGACTACTGATCAAAACAATTAAACGGATGCACCCTATCATAATGTTCAATGTTTCCGATTTCAAACATGAGACTGCAATCTTAGAGCACTTCTTTTTAATCGAGTTAGTTTCATAGACGCCACTCAACTAACAGTTTACTCAACTAATTATAATCATCTTAGAAAGTCACTCGACTTTGATTTGTAATAGAAAAGTCACTCAACAATTGTCATTTCTCCTACAATTCAAGCAACATTTTCCGCAAATATTGCTGAGGTAGAATTTTTTATAAAcacaatttattttcaaaaactatTTATTCTAATCAACTACTAAATTGATccgattttttatttttcaaaattgtcTTCCGAATGAATTTCTGAGATAACTAATATTAGTTGATTGACgtttatattacaaaaaataaataagttgaaTGACTAAAAAGCACgacaaatatttatttcataagCTAATAATCCTTGAATTCTCTCTACAAATTTGCACAATGAAAATAGCTAACATcatttaactcaaaaaaaaaagaaggcatATTTGTGTATCAATTTGACTATAAATGGTAACTAGACATAAATTAACATACCAAAATCCAAAACAAGTTTGGTTTCTAACAACATTGAATTGCTATTAGATTTTGAGTAAattaaaaacacaaaaacatgATACATACATACCTCATTATAAGAGCAAACATTAGTTCCATGGCGTCCAACAGATTCTTGAAAGTTGCTAATATCTTTTGAAACATTTTGCacaataacatcatcatataaCCAAAGATcacttgtattttcttcattAATTTCTACAACCCTAGACCCACCCATTCCCTTACAATATAACAACCTTGTATCATAATTTACATCAAAACCCCTTCCAAGTGCCTGCACTCCATTTATTACTGTATGAATTGCTGTTTTTTCCTCCATTAACAAAAATTAGCTTCaatccaaaacaaaaaattcaaaaaaatatgaagactAAACAAAACATTTACCCTATCtatacataaacataaatttgtgtatatatatatagttttaataACACTTTATTTACTCTACTTTTGTTGTCTGTATTTCAGTAATCTAATTCTAACATTTATGTCCAAAAATAGGCATCGACTGTTACTTTGGGAGAAATGATTTACCTTACTTTCAATCTGAACCGTTGATTAgtctaattgtataaattttgatgTGATCGGACGGCTCACAAGACGTACGCGTGAGTGGGACTTTGACTTATCATATTCAAAACTCTTTTCAGTTGTCTTTACTCATCTAGGCCACATTTATCcctaattcaaattcaaactttgatcgaagaaaaaggaaaattacaATCAATTAACCataaaacaaattttacatataaaaaGTCTTATTTGTAGAGTAAACAGGTATTCAAATTTTCCTGTTTGACTTATACAATGCagaatcaaattttattttaaaaaaaggagtAAAACACTAATTAGAGTTGACCAAAAATGACAAACTTATTTCTGTTTTAAAAAGTGAATATTtgcatttaattttgttttatcatACTTCTTCAATTTCTCAGTAATTGAACTGATagagacattttttatttatcaaattaacttacttgattcattttCAAGACTTACTTTACATAGTCCGGGAATTGGCGACTTACCCATAAGTGAATTTGGCACTAGATATTCCAAAAATGGGGACTATCAAGTCAATATAATAGACATTTTCAGaatgttcttttaattttactttttattaattagtatcggaattagttattaattaatgtttacttgtttaattattttaatcataaatttgacaataattaataaaaataaaaacaaaaagttatacataatttatttattagtcTTCTTTTCTTAAAAGATGTAAAACACCtcaacaatttaattaatttgaaatcgATGAAGTACTAACTAAAGTCGACCAAACATGAACCAAATCAAATTTCCTGTTTTTGAAAAGTGAACATTtgcatttaattttgttttatcaaCAGTAATTAGAGTTGGCCAAACAACGACAAAAGTAATAGAAAGTTGGAGATGGAGATTTGTAAACATTTACTAAGAGTTGACCTTTGGACCTTTCCTTCCCACTTGAAATTTATTAGTAGTAACAACACTATACAACAATAGTTGTTTactatattaaaattatgaaacaaATTTGACCAGAAAATTTGATCAGAATTTGACCAGAATGGTATTTTATCTGtgttattttaccttttaaagCATTTTTAACCATTTAACTTTAATAACTTTTaactaaaaatggaaaaaagattaatttattttaaaataaaaaagatataacaGACTTATAAATTTTCTGACCAGATTCTGGCCAAATTTTTTGATCATTTAGCATTACCTCTGATGAGTCCACGATTAGGACTCATTCAAAGCTTTATATTAATAGAgttagtgtcctcaaatgcatgTTTTGCGCCAATAAATGATGTAAAGTGCCTAATTTTCAGGCATTGAGATTTATGAATGAAACATGGACACTAatgtgcaaaaaaaaaaaaaaaaacaaagcaaGCTTAAggaatgaagaaatgaagacTTGATGATCACCGATGGCACTCGGTGAATCTCCAAATCTCTACGACACCGTCTAAAGTTACAGAATGTTGGAGCTAAACTGGGATAACTTCGGCAAGCAACAGTTCCATTCGGTGTATCGTCGATTAGGTCGCCAAAAGTGCCGAAAAAAATGTTACAAGTGCTGATGGGTGagatagaagaaaaaaaggtaACTCGTTGAATAATTGGAGGATTTCAATTTGGATCGCCTAAAGTTACAATAGCTAGaccaaaaagaagagaaaaatgaaaggcGGGAACAATCGGCGAGTCGCCGAACTGTCAGCAAAGCCCGAGTAACCTCGCCGAGTGGTTTCAAGCAATTACACTTCagacttatttaaaattaattttagctGGAGATGGAAAGGTATTCAAAAATGTGAGGAACAAAAAGACAAAGAGTGATTTTAGCAAGACTTTTTTTTAGAGATTTTATAAAAGAAGATATTCTTAGTtgattttaacttcaaattttcattaGACCCAGGTATGTAAGACATGATGAATattgattttcatatttttactaTGATTTGCTATACCCTCTTCTTGGGGTTTTGACTATGAGACTAATTGTTGAGTTTTACTAAGTGGGTGTCATTGATTTGTAAACAATGGTGTTAACTTAAAGTGGGTCTAATTTGTTGTTGTGTTTTGAGATCATCTTGCATGATTATTGTCATTAGTTAAGTGTTTTGTCATTGCTCGAGAGAAGAACAAAGCCAAAGTAGCAAGTTGACATCCTTAGTAGTGGGTCACCACGATTTCAGCTTGAGAAAGTGAAACATGAAACCTATCCTTTGTATCTAGCTTGAGAAAGTGGATTTGATTAAGACAAGGGCTAGTCATCACTCGTCTAGTGTTGACGTTCGAGAGAATTCATCAAAGATAAGGTAATTTTTCGAGAGAAAATTGCTTTACACATAGTCCTACTTACCCACGATAATTTATCCCATTATGAACATCAATGTTCTCCACTAAAGTGAACTCAATAATTGGTTGGTCAATTCCTCAAGTGTTACCTCATTATTTGATTTCTTTGTGTCGAGTTAGCCTTGTTTGGATGATTATAATCTGAAATTCAGAGTTTAAACTAAAAAATGTGTAGTATGTGTTCAGTTGAATAGTCTATCGtcaaattattgtaaataaattcgaagaaaaaattaatctttGTGGGATGGAGCCCAACTCATTTAATTGGATTATATACTGACTAACAATCATTGTCACTTAGAATTGGAAGAAGTATCATTGAAACATTAATCAAAATGATATCATTGCCCAGGAGTAGCGCTACTTAGAATTCTTAGATCGAAGATTTTGCGTGAATTGTTAGATGTAGTTGAATTAGGTATGGCTGGATTGTGTAGTGTTGGCTATATTACATAGAAGCAAAAATAAGCGAGAAAGAGGTGAATGGTAGTCAAGAAGGTCATCGGGACGACATCAATGATATTAATATTGCTTATAACTCTACTCAAACGGGTGGGATGGGTATAATTTGCATACCACAAGCTGATGGAAATGCAATAGTTGAGTTACTAGCCAACTCTTCATCTCCTACAATTGAAAGGACTCTATTAAGGGATAGACCCCAAAGATCAGCATGAGCATATACGAATTTTTACAGAGATGTGCATcccctttttttatatatgtcgCAAAAGTCCATCGAACTGTTTATTTTCACTATCATTGATAGTGGTGGCTAATAAATGGTTGGATGAGTTACCAAACAACTCCATCACGCCATGGGGGGAGTTGGTTATAGTATTCAACACATTATTCTTTCCTTCCATAAAAAATGATGAAGCTTAGAGATAACATTCAAGCTTTTAAGCAAAGGAAGGGCGAACTAATTCATGAAACGTGGATGAGGCTTAAGAAAATCTTACTTAAATGCCCAAATCATGGGTTGCCAAATGATTTACTACTATAATACTTCTACAAGAGTCTTGATTAGGTTGATAAAGGGGTGGTTGATAAATTGGTACGAGCGGGAATAATGTCACAATCATTTGAGGTAATTTCTTCTTGATGACATGACCAAAATAAATTAAGCATGGTACACCCAAGAAAACCAAGTTTCTCCATTTTGTTTTAGAatgaaataataacaaattgatAAAGAGAGATATGAAGACATTAAGAAAATGCTAACCCAAATGGCTTCATTACAAAAACATATGAAGGAGACACGTGGAGTGTTTAAAGTTAAGAAGGGTTCTTTTTCCTAATACTCAAAGCTGGGAAGAATCAAGGTTAGAACTCTAGGAGATACGAGGAGGGTTTCCACCCACGGTATTCATAGCCGGGTGTAAATCAAGGTTTGAACTATCAAAAATGAGAAGAGGAAAGAAGATACTGTTAAGATTGGGGAAAGCAAATGCCTATTGGCAAAGAGAAGAAGACTATGAAACCAGAATCACTCAAGTGGGAGCCCAAGATCGAGAGGAAGTGATAGTAGCCCCCTAGTCAATGATCTACTATCGCACATCCTTTATAAAGTGGAGGGTGAAGACGACTTGTTAAAAGGaatgaaaaatgactttttatgATTGAACAATAAAGTTAACTCTTATACAGATGCAATTAAGACACTTGAAGGACAACAAAGTTTACTTGCAACACAATTTTAACCAGGAATGGCAACGAAAGATGATGATAGAAGACTAGCATTGGTTACTCGTAGCGGAAAGGTAGCAACAGGAAATGTGTCGGGCAATGAAAAAATCAAGTGcatgaaaaatacaaaagtaAAGAGTAAGAAGAGACACAAAAAGAAATGGAGAAACACATTTACAGCCCAAAAGTTATGCAACCTTTGCTCAAAATATCGCCTCCATTCCCCCAACGTCTCAAGAAGAAGAATGAGGATAAGAAGTTCAAGATATTTCTATCGGTGTTCAAGTCTCTATCAATGAACCTCCTCTCATTGAAGCATTATTGAAAATGTTGggttatgccaagttcatgaaGGAGTTGGTCACTAAGAGAAGGAGCTTGGATTTAGAGATGATCGAGGTTTCTCATAATTGAAGTGCAATCATGACAAATGAGATGATAAAAAAGAGATATAATCCCAGAGCATTCACCATTCTTTGCATCATTGACATGCTTCAGTTCGCGAAATCCCTATGCGATTTAGGATATAACATTAACCTAATGTCGTACACAATTTATAAACAAATTCGGTTGGAGGAACCAAACACCACAACAATGAGATTTTTGATGGTGAACCGATCAATCAAACATCTTGTGGGAATATTGTATGACCTCTTGGTAAAGGTTGACCAATTTATCTTCTCGACTGACTTTGTCATTCTAGATTGTAAAATAAATGCTGAGATTCCCATTATTTTAGGAAGACCATTCTTGGAAACCAGAAGAGCATTGATAGATGTTGAGAGCggataattaaaaatttgggTAAATAAAGATgaagtgacctttaacatttgtaaATCTATGAGACACCCAAATGATATTCATGTGATCTCCACTAGTGATGTTATTGATGAGACAGTGGCTAGTGTGAGCCATTTGATGTGTATGAGTGAGCCACTAGAACCCGTACTTGCTACTATGATGAGACTGAAATTCAAGGTTATGAAGAGGTTGTGGAAGCTTTATTAGGTTTGGGGAGGGATATCATATAACTCTGTTGAAGCTGGATATTGATTTTAAGAAACGAAAGAAACAACTGAAGAACCACCAAAACTGGAGCTAAAAGTGCTTCCTCCCCATCTTTGTTATGCCTTCTTGGGGGCAAATAATACCTTGACTGTGATTATTGCAGACAATTTGCTTGATTCTCTTATTAATATGCTTCTTCAGGTGTTGAGAAGGTATATTAAAGTTATAGGGTGGACCATCGTTTATATAATAGGCATTCCTCCTGGACCATCGAtaatgatt
Coding sequences within it:
- the LOC101249850 gene encoding MACPF domain-containing protein CAD1-like isoform X2; translation: MEEKTAIHTVINGVQALGRGFDVNYDTRLLYCKGMGGSRVVEINEENTSDLWLYDDVIVQNVSKDISNFQESVGRHGTNVCSYNEMVEYFNKKANLPGHAPLGSFNVAFSYTGSKNIDTASTKTLCMDGFFIPLSNLQLMTSPLVLRDDVKRAVPTSWDPLALASFIENFGTHVITSVTIGGKDVIYVKQHISSPLSTVEIKNYVQDIGNQRFSSTGSLTSSGLLKYKAGDPSIFNNQGIYPQPTSAPYIPGNGKEDVTVSCRRRGGDDLEQSHTQWAHTIRSSPDVIEMSFVPIILLLEGVKGRDYLARAISLYLEYKPQIEELRYFLEFQVPRVWAPVHDKLPNQHRKEPVCPSLQFSMMGQKLFVNLEQVSVGRKPVTGLQLYLEGSKVNRLCIYLQHLVSLPRILQPYWESHIAIGAPKWQGPEEQDSRWFEAVKWKNFSHVSSAPIESPETFIGDLSGVYIVTGAQLGVWDFGSRNVLYMRLLYSRLPGCTIRRSLWDHTPNDKLRKQADSNGNESSIPGQNFIGNKLAKFVDMTEMSKGPRDPPGHWVVTGGKLGVDKGKIVLRLKYSLLNY
- the LOC101249850 gene encoding MACPF domain-containing protein CAD1-like isoform X1, which produces MEEKTAIHTVINGVQALGRGFDVNYDTRLLYCKGMGGSRVVEINEENTSDLWLYDDVIVQNVSKDISNFQESVGRHGTNVCSYNEMVEYFNKKANLPGHAPLGSFNVAFSYTGSKNIDTASTKTLCMDGFFIPLSNLQLMTSPLVLRDDVKRAVPTSWDPLALASFIENFGTHVITSVTIGGKDVIYVKQHISSPLSTVEIKNYVQDIGNQRFSSTGSLTSSGLLKYKQAGDPSIFNNQGIYPQPTSAPYIPGNGKEDVTVSCRRRGGDDLEQSHTQWAHTIRSSPDVIEMSFVPIILLLEGVKGRDYLARAISLYLEYKPQIEELRYFLEFQVPRVWAPVHDKLPNQHRKEPVCPSLQFSMMGQKLFVNLEQVSVGRKPVTGLQLYLEGSKVNRLCIYLQHLVSLPRILQPYWESHIAIGAPKWQGPEEQDSRWFEAVKWKNFSHVSSAPIESPETFIGDLSGVYIVTGAQLGVWDFGSRNVLYMRLLYSRLPGCTIRRSLWDHTPNDKLRKQADSNGNESSIPGQNFIGNKLAKFVDMTEMSKGPRDPPGHWVVTGGKLGVDKGKIVLRLKYSLLNY